In a single window of the Mucilaginibacter defluvii genome:
- a CDS encoding PKD domain-containing protein, whose translation MKKICSLLAVVLIAASSCKKDPVAGFSTERTSFYLTESVTFNNTSKNGGSYSWDFGDGSTSTEANPTHAYTKAGNYTVKLTAGSSVSTHAIKVGNGTSSYVVKNNTSLAFEAVSYYVNANNELLDFVEHGPLAISSSSDTVYTSRNTIHLGGAVNNRIFIVINGYNINKFKHNDLTINNETQVYFGDEQGTNGKSNPGVTQTANHYRSILKTKAGSRPMIYLKPAR comes from the coding sequence ATGAAAAAAATCTGCTCTTTGCTGGCCGTAGTGCTTATCGCGGCATCATCATGTAAAAAAGATCCGGTAGCCGGCTTTTCAACTGAAAGAACAAGCTTCTATTTAACGGAATCGGTAACGTTTAACAACACCTCGAAAAACGGCGGCAGCTATTCCTGGGATTTTGGTGACGGCTCAACATCAACAGAGGCTAATCCTACGCACGCATACACTAAAGCCGGTAACTATACGGTAAAGCTCACTGCGGGCAGCTCGGTAAGTACACATGCTATTAAGGTAGGTAACGGCACCTCAAGTTATGTTGTAAAAAACAATACTTCACTTGCCTTTGAAGCGGTGTCCTACTACGTTAACGCTAATAATGAATTGCTTGACTTTGTAGAACATGGCCCACTAGCTATTTCCAGCAGTTCTGATACGGTTTACACTTCACGCAACACCATCCATCTGGGTGGTGCGGTTAATAATCGGATATTCATTGTTATAAACGGGTACAATATCAATAAATTTAAACACAACGACCTGACAATTAATAACGAAACACAGGTATATTTTGGTGACGAGCAGGGCACGAACGGAAAATCAAACCCGGGCGTAACGCAAACCGCTAACCATTACAGAAGCATTTTAAAAACAAAAGCAGGGAGCAGGCCAATGATCTATCTCAAGCCAGCGAGATAA